The genomic region TATCATAGTTTATTTTTCTGttgattttattttgttaaaCTTTCTTGCTAATATTTGTTGAAGTAACAATTTTTTATTACATTTGAGATAATACCTTCATCATTACATTATAAAAATTAAACTTTCTAACTATACCATCCAAAAGGGTAAACATGAGAAAATTTAATGGAACCAACACATTTGCTTGTATTAAAAAAGCTTAAAGGTAAGCTAACATCTTTATTATGTGGTAAATTAAAAACATGACTCCTTGTGCTAATTCTTAGCAACTTAGTCAAGACAATTATTCAATTGTAGTTCTACATcatttaaaatttaaataaagTATGGAAACTCGACACCATGTTAGCTATTCGAGTAATATATAAGTTATCTAGGGTAGTTTAATTCAAGTATCTAGGTGATTGAAGTGGTTGTGGTAAGACCCAAAATGGCGGTTGTGGAGAAGATGATGGTGACGGTGATCAATCCCGTTACCATTCTCTGACCAAAACCCTGCTTGGCTACCACGAGTTGCTTCTAGCAAAGAGTCCCTCAGGTATTCGGCATGAACATTTTCACTGTCCCTTTTCTATAACAATAAAAAGCACGACCAATTGTTAGTAGACGGGGTGAAATTGGCCCAAAATGAATTATGTGACACAAGAATGAATGAGACCAGAAGAAAATATATAACTCAAAATAACCTAACGTTAAAAACATAATATCGGAACTAATCCAATTTAACCCGACCCATTCCCGACCCAACCAACATGTCATAAGATGTATGTAGGGAGATATTAGATATGTTACCTTGACAATGAAAACATAGGAAACAAGACTGATGCAACTTGTCATATTGACATTAGTTATTTCCAATCCAAGACTATTCAAAGCTtccatcaatcttacaatccccCCTCTCTTTTGCTCTCCAAATACCTTCACATAGAAATCATTCCCCTCTAGTTGTCCAACTTCTACTTGCACCTGCATGTTCGTCACaatctctctctgcaacactattcatgtggtcccctttctccactaacccattttgttaccattttatctcacaaaatatccgtcacaaatggtaacccgtcacaagggagaccaattgttgcACCTAAGCTTAAGGTTATTATATTAATGGACAAAACCTTAATAAACACGACCTGAAATAATCCAATCCctctatatactaagagaataaaacttcTCTAAAATTCTCTCCAATATGCTCAagcttatatatggaaacaaattagattttcatttattaaagtaattttttatttaaaaataacctTTTCATTattaaacttaaaaatatactcttttaataaaaataaaataaaattggtataaaactataatctataCCTAAATTGTTACTCCTATTATTAATTTCGTGacgaaaaaaaaatttattaaaagaATTTgtggtagttaaaatattttcataaaaaacacaccTCATGAAATTTCTCAATTCTCTTTATTAATTTtaagattaatttttgttttttaaaatttATGAGTTATAAATCTAAATTATGTAAGTGTTATAGTAAAAATTAAAAGGCCTAAtataccgcgcatttgcgcgggatctacaccaGTAATATATACATTGAACAAACCTTAACCCAAAATGACCTAACGTCAAAGACATAATTAAATATCAGAACTGATATAATTTGACCCGACCCATTCCCGACCCAAACAACCTATTACAAGATGTATGTAGGGAGATATAGATATGTTACCTACTTACCTTGACAATGAAAACATAGGAAACAAGACTGATGCAGCTTGTCATATTGACATTAGTTATTTCCAATCCAAGACTATTCAAAGCTtccatcaatcttacaatcccaCCTCTCTTTTGCTCTCCAAATACCTTCACATAGAAATCATTCCCCTCTAGTTGTCCAACTTCCACTTGCACCTACATTTATGTATGTATCAACAATGGCGGAGCCAGGATTCAAACATAGGAGGGGTGGGGGGCACGAAACGGTAATGATGTAAGGTACACTTGAAAAActttcgaaaaatttaactaaaaattacGAAAATTTCATCTGCTGAGGCGAGTGCCCTTGCTaaccccctagctccaccactgtgTATCAATAAGACAGTCTTCGAGATGATATAAGGTACAAttgaaaaattttcgaaaaatttaactaataattacaaaaatttcatcCGTTGGGTCGAGCGCCCCTGCTAGCCCTCTAGCTCCACCATTGTGTATCAATAAGACAGTCTTATGGTACGATCGAGATGGACACTTTTTCAACCTCCAAAATCTTGTATTATCACCAAGTTAGTAAGTATATCATAGGACTGTCTGACATAATTTAAACAAACGTATGGATATGGAAATGACTGAGAAGGAAGTACGATTTTATAGGATAACTACCTCCATTTGTTGTGCTTTATCATTAGCAGTTTCGAGATCATAGTTACTCTTTAAACCGCCCTCAGTATCTCCGATATGAAATCCGTTTGTTGGCTTCTCATGATCATAATCTGTTCTAAACAAATGACCATTTACATTAGAAACTTCAGCACAGAAATTATTATTATGGTGCAAATCTGTCATAATGCTGTGATCAATTCCCTCGTCGTCTGAATTTCTCTCTAACTCATCTTGCAGTTCTTTTGCTTCCCTTTGCAGTTCTTGCACGTATGTAATTGCATCGCCGAGAATAGAAGCCCTATCCAACTTAAATTATTTTGTGCAATATAGAAACCATGTTAATATACAATCAATGCACTTTTTAATAAATCAGACGATGAAAAATACTTGTGTATTCCGGGAAGACGGTACTCCTTACACTAAAAAGCAATTCATAAAATGGAATATTTTAATAGCTTGAGTGTAAGAAGCATGTCCTCCCGGAGTATACAAGAATTTTTCGTCAGATGAAAAACAGGTTATTTGGGTCGGATTTAAGGATGTCAATGGATCCGAATCTTGTCCCGATCCTGGGATCCAGATCCAATAAGTCAGATCTGGATCTCAATATTTTGGATCCAGTGGATATGAATATGAATCGGACCCATATGCATAAAAACGGATTCAGATATGGATCAATATGATCGAGACCGAGATCCAGATCCTACCCTagattaattttaattttattttaaaataaaatttgaaaaatgggTTAAAGAAATAGTAAAATTATATTCTTTTCTTAACGTTTTTGTCATATACTAAGTTATGATTTCTTTCTTACTAACATTTTTCAATTGTAAGAAATTATTTGTTATTGCTAGTGTAATTTATGAAACTTCATTTCAATATCTTTACAACTTTATTTTTAACATTTATAGtctaatataaaaaaaataatatggTAATTTGTTTATcccaaaaaataatattttaatatttaaaaaatgattttttttaccATGAAATGATACATGATAGATCCAGATATAGCCTATATCATGcggatctggatatgaatctgaGAATTTCAGACCCTGTGGATATGAATCGAATCTGGATCTGAATCTTATAGATCCAGATCCTATCCATTATCATCCGTAGTCGGATCATTCAAGTCATTTTTTACCTGGGTTATTTGGAATGAGCCAATATGGGTTAGGCTCTAAGACAAATAATTCTAATGTTGACGGATTTTGAACTCAAATCAGAATTACCTTGGAAATGTTAGGGACTAAAGAACGAAGTGTGTAAAGTCGTTCATTCAGTTTCTTCCTTCGCTTTCTTTCAGCAACAAGGTTCTTAGACTGGGGTCCTTTAGTTACTCTCCTTCTATACttaggatcatcatcatcatctagcTGATCACTGTCAGAGATCGAATCAACTCGGCTAACCTCTTGTTTTGGCAACGAACCCTTCTCATCATCGTCCTGAAATCCATTTTCAGAGTTGTCCAAAACATGTAAATCATCAACATTAGGTTGAATAAGCTCATCAAATCCATTTTTGTTGTTTTCGGAAGCATAGTTGAATTGTTGTAAGAAGTCCATTGAATTATTTGTATCAGAGAAGTTCAAAGTTGCTGTAATATTTGCAGGAGTGAATGGTGCCTGCAGAGATTCACCGTTCTGGCCGGAAAATGGTGGATTCGATTGTAGTTCATGTTCATCGATCATGTTCATGTTAACAGAGAAGCTTGGACCGACATTTGTCGAATTATTGATTTCTCCTTGCTCTATTAAGATGTTGCATTGAGCCATGACATAATCTATCACATTGAGATCTTCAGTAACCTTCAGAGTTCAGAAAAGTTCAAATATTTAGAACCTTGCTGAAATTTGCAGAAATTAGGCCCGTTTTGGTAATCGACAGAATGACGGGTTAATCTACTTTTAGCAGCATAAGTTAACATTATCTAAATTTGTCGAAATCTACCATTTATCA from Silene latifolia isolate original U9 population chromosome 3, ASM4854445v1, whole genome shotgun sequence harbors:
- the LOC141648271 gene encoding transcription factor ABORTED MICROSPORES isoform X1, which produces MSTPIEGLRQLVGSKNWDYCILWKLSEDQRFLEFMGCCCCGSETSIVNGTIIGEELLFTCRDGMFAHPRTTTCEILSQFPSSQTLDGINMEILISNQPRWLNFSNVSDLNVNEETVGTKVLIPIPGGLAELYAAKQVTEDLNVIDYVMAQCNILIEQGEINNSTNVGPSFSVNMNMIDEHELQSNPPFSGQNGESLQAPFTPANITATLNFSDTNNSMDFLQQFNYASENNKNGFDELIQPNVDDLHVLDNSENGFQDDDEKGSLPKQEVSRVDSISDSDQLDDDDDPKYRRRVTKGPQSKNLVAERKRRKKLNERLYTLRSLVPNISKLDRASILGDAITYVQELQREAKELQDELERNSDDEGIDHSIMTDLHHNNNFCAEVSNVNGHLFRTDYDHEKPTNGFHIGDTEGGLKSNYDLETANDKAQQMEVQVEVGQLEGNDFYVKVFGEQKRGGIVRLMEALNSLGLEITNVNMTSCISLVSYVFIVKKRDSENVHAEYLRDSLLEATRGSQAGFWSENGNGIDHRHHHLLHNRHFGSYHNHFNHLDT
- the LOC141648271 gene encoding transcription factor ABORTED MICROSPORES isoform X2 — translated: MSTPIEGLRQLVGSKNWDYCILWKLSEDQRFLEFMGCCCCGSETSIVNGTIIGEELLFTCRDGMFAHPRTTTCEILSQFPSSQTLDGINMEILISNQPRWLNFSNVSDLNVNEVTEDLNVIDYVMAQCNILIEQGEINNSTNVGPSFSVNMNMIDEHELQSNPPFSGQNGESLQAPFTPANITATLNFSDTNNSMDFLQQFNYASENNKNGFDELIQPNVDDLHVLDNSENGFQDDDEKGSLPKQEVSRVDSISDSDQLDDDDDPKYRRRVTKGPQSKNLVAERKRRKKLNERLYTLRSLVPNISKLDRASILGDAITYVQELQREAKELQDELERNSDDEGIDHSIMTDLHHNNNFCAEVSNVNGHLFRTDYDHEKPTNGFHIGDTEGGLKSNYDLETANDKAQQMEVQVEVGQLEGNDFYVKVFGEQKRGGIVRLMEALNSLGLEITNVNMTSCISLVSYVFIVKKRDSENVHAEYLRDSLLEATRGSQAGFWSENGNGIDHRHHHLLHNRHFGSYHNHFNHLDT